The DNA region ACCTCGCGGGTGAGCGAGAATCCCGACCGCGATCACGCCGAGAAGATCGAGGCCGTCGCGAACCACCTCTACGACGGGTTCGGGGACGACCACGCCTACGCCGACCTCACCCTGGCGCGATCCGGCGCCGGTCCGCCCGACCTCTGGGTACTTGGCTCGAGTCCCTCGAGTGCGAAGATCGCGGGCGAACTCGGCCTCCGCTACTGCTTCGCGGCGTTCATCAGGCCGACGTTCGCCGAACGCGCGTTCGAGGTCTACCGGGACGCGTTCGAGCCCTCCTCGATCGGCGCTGGACCCGACGACCCCCACGGAATGTTGGCGATCAACGCCGCCTGTGCCGAGACTGATAGGGAAGCGGCCCGATTGCGAGCGACTGCGGAAGCCTCTTACAAACGGATGCAACGCGGCGTCGTCGGCTCGATGCCGTCGGTCGAGACGGCGATTTCGGAACTCGGCGATGTGCCCGAGCCGACGCCGGCCGAACTCCAGGACGGACAGTGGCCGCGGGCGATTTCGGGCGATCCGGACACGCTGGCAGGGCTCCTCGAGCAACTGACCGACCGCGTCGGCGTCTCCGAGGTGATGGTCCAGAACCTCGTCGCCGATCACGAAGACGTATTGCGATCTCACGAACTCCTGTCCGAGGGCGTCGGCCTCGAGTGAGACGATCACCTCGTCGCACACTTGCGGTGGGACGATTCAATGCGTGATTTTTATCCCTTCGATAGCTGATCGGCGATCAGAACCCGATGCAACGTTCGATTTCTCGGTCAAGTTTTATCCCGCGTTCCGTAAAACGAGCAGTACTCGTGAGTACTGGTTGATCAACACATGCGTTTTCTCGAAGTTTTACCGCTGGTGTTCGTGATGGTCGCGGGTCCACAGATCCTCAGTGCTATTTTCCTCGCGACGAGCGAGAACTGGCGACAGAATTCCGCGGCCTTCGTCGCCGGTGCAGCCCTTTCCATCTCGCTCGTCGTCATGCTCGCGTATACGTTCGGGACCGGCGCTCGCAGCCAGGGCGCGTCGAACACGACGCTTACAGCCGTCGTCCTCGCCGTACTCCTGTTCGCGATGGTCAATACGTACCGAACGCGAGAGGAGGCCGAACCGCCGCGGTGGATGGGAAAGCTCGAGCGGGCGATGCCGCGGTTCTCGTTCAGACTCGGATTTCTCCTCATGGGCTTCTTTCCGACGAATATCCTCACGTCGATCGCCGTCGGTTCCTACCTCGCAGCACGCGAGGCGCCGTGGACGGATGCCGTCCCGTTTATCCTGGCCACGCTCCTGGTCCTAGCGCTCCCGTCGCTGATCCTGGTCGGGTTCGGAGAGCGGGCTGAATCACTCCTGCCCAGGGCCCGCGACTGGATGAATGCGAACTCGTGGGTCGTCAACGAAGCCGTGATCGTCTTCTTCATTGTCATGGCAGTGAACAATTTACTGGGTTGAACGTTCGGGTTTCGACTGTCGATAAGATCGTTCGATCGTCATCGGTCACAGACACGAGTATTCACATTCAGTCAGATATTCTGTCTGAGACGTTTGACTCTTCGTAATTGCTGAGGTGCCCTTTATTCCCGCTGCCAGCCTATGTATAGAGTGACCATGAAATTGAATTGGACAGCAATCGCAACCGGTTTCGTCGTAACGTTCCTCGTCGCCGTCATCAGCGGACTGCTCGTCGCGGGTTCTGAGCTTACCACATTGGCAATGTCGTGGACGGTCATCGGCATCGTCGGCGGACTCGCCGCCGGGTACGTTGCCGGCGGAACGATGACCAGTGGCGTCGTCCACGGCGGTATCGCGACCGTCGTGGGATCGCTCGTCACGCTGGTGATCGCAGTCTTCACCACCTTGCTCTTCGCGGGCCTGGTCCCGGCGTTCGGCGTGTCCGTGGGCGGCCTGCTCCTGATCGCCTTCTACGCCGTCCCCGGCGCTATCGGCGGCGCGGCCGGGTCGTGGGCTCACACTCGCCGGGAGGCCCGGCGGATGGCCGGCGTCCGCGCGTGAGTACGTCACTCGAGACGCCGAGTGACTAGCGCACCAAGCCGATTTTTTCGACCGTACGCTGTCTCAACTGAGCCAGAAACTCTCGTTTCTACTGACGTTGACAGTCATCGCGCCTCGAAGGGCCGAATACTGGTATCGAACCGACTGCAACCGGAAGGTACGCTCGTTCCGTATCGTCACCCGTCGAGGGCGCGCGGTGA from Natronosalvus rutilus includes:
- a CDS encoding DUF5518 domain-containing protein, which encodes MKLNWTAIATGFVVTFLVAVISGLLVAGSELTTLAMSWTVIGIVGGLAAGYVAGGTMTSGVVHGGIATVVGSLVTLVIAVFTTLLFAGLVPAFGVSVGGLLLIAFYAVPGAIGGAAGSWAHTRREARRMAGVRA
- a CDS encoding LLM class flavin-dependent oxidoreductase, coding for MDLSIVDLSPVREGETATDAYENTISLAKLAERVGYERFWVAEHHGMADSIAGTTPEVLIGHLVARTEEIRLGSGTVLLNHYSPFKVAEAFGVLDSLAPDRIDLGLGRATGIPAADSALQTSRVSENPDRDHAEKIEAVANHLYDGFGDDHAYADLTLARSGAGPPDLWVLGSSPSSAKIAGELGLRYCFAAFIRPTFAERAFEVYRDAFEPSSIGAGPDDPHGMLAINAACAETDREAARLRATAEASYKRMQRGVVGSMPSVETAISELGDVPEPTPAELQDGQWPRAISGDPDTLAGLLEQLTDRVGVSEVMVQNLVADHEDVLRSHELLSEGVGLE
- a CDS encoding GAP family protein is translated as MRFLEVLPLVFVMVAGPQILSAIFLATSENWRQNSAAFVAGAALSISLVVMLAYTFGTGARSQGASNTTLTAVVLAVLLFAMVNTYRTREEAEPPRWMGKLERAMPRFSFRLGFLLMGFFPTNILTSIAVGSYLAAREAPWTDAVPFILATLLVLALPSLILVGFGERAESLLPRARDWMNANSWVVNEAVIVFFIVMAVNNLLG